A genomic window from Candidatus Kouleothrix ribensis includes:
- a CDS encoding ABC transporter ATP-binding protein, which yields MLDYITEAIATEYVTEPVVRIEGVTKDFATGAASFRALDDVSLEIHRGEMIAIMGPSGSGKSTLMTIIGLLDSPTSGNYWLDGQDVGGLSRLEQARVRNAKIGFVFQNFNLLPRLSALKNVELPMVYGRIDAREREQRARAALEAVGLGDKLANRPNELSGGQKQRVAVARSLVGLPSMILADEPTGALDTRTGGDIMNLFRTLNREQGLTIVIVTHDPEIGRQMDRVIGLRDGQLSPNILQEYYNVLPAQVPVLG from the coding sequence ATGCTCGACTATATAACCGAGGCTATCGCTACAGAGTATGTGACCGAGCCGGTGGTGCGGATCGAGGGCGTGACCAAAGACTTCGCAACCGGCGCAGCCAGCTTTCGCGCGCTCGATGACGTGTCGCTCGAGATCCACCGCGGCGAGATGATCGCGATCATGGGGCCGTCGGGCAGTGGCAAGAGCACGCTGATGACCATCATCGGCCTGCTCGATAGCCCGACCAGCGGCAACTACTGGCTCGACGGCCAGGATGTCGGTGGGCTGAGCCGCCTCGAGCAGGCGCGTGTGCGCAACGCCAAGATTGGCTTCGTGTTCCAGAACTTCAACCTGCTGCCGCGGCTCTCGGCGCTCAAGAATGTCGAGCTGCCAATGGTGTACGGCCGCATCGACGCACGTGAGCGCGAGCAGCGGGCGCGCGCCGCGCTCGAGGCAGTGGGCCTGGGCGATAAGCTGGCGAACCGGCCGAATGAGCTCTCGGGCGGCCAGAAGCAGCGCGTGGCCGTGGCACGCTCGCTGGTGGGCCTGCCCAGCATGATCCTGGCCGACGAGCCAACCGGCGCGCTCGACACGCGCACCGGCGGCGATATCATGAATCTGTTCCGCACGCTTAACCGCGAGCAGGGCCTGACGATCGTGATCGTAACCCACGACCCCGAGATCGGCCGGCAGATGGATCGCGTGATTGGCCTGCGCGACGGCCAGCTCAGCCCGAATATTCTGCAGGAATACTATAACGTGCTGCCGGCCCAGGTTCCGGTGCTGGGGTAG